The following is a genomic window from Mauremys mutica isolate MM-2020 ecotype Southern chromosome 4, ASM2049712v1, whole genome shotgun sequence.
GAATGTCTTCTCATCCATGTGAATCTTCTCAAGGTTAGATGTCTGAGCTACACAAAAAAGGGAGTTGTAACAGAATATCTTAGATTATCTATCTCAAAAGGCAAAATCCTTCAATTCAAATACAAGATTGCTATCCAAAATAAAATGTCCCTTAAACTCCCCGATGTAGTCCCCCCATTAGCTGAAGTTTGAaatccacccccccaccacacacacacacactgctgacaAGGTTGTCAGACTTACTGTGTGAACACATTTTGGGGAGTAAATCAGGTATTGTTGATTCTGAACTCTTATCTTAGGGGAAGTTATCCTGCTAGTCTAAATTTTAGGCTAGGGCATTCATGTTTCTCATGTTTGTATCTGGCTCCTAATGGCACTAAACTTTCAGCCCACAGTATAAAAATGTTACACAAGACACTGTGGGAATGAGCAAGGACTCAAGCAAGCAATTGGTTCCAATTATTCAGCAGATGCCTAACAAAAGCTCAATTGATAACAAGCCTGCCCACTGCTTAGAGCCTTTAGTAGAGCTCATGATTGCAGCTGTGCACAATTCCCAGTATGAATTTTGTAATTTAATATTTGTTTATAAAGCTAAGAGGAAGGAAAGACAAGAGTGGTATAGCTACCAGGACCACATGCAAGAACCACCACAGCAAAACATTGCTAAACCAAATAAGTTGCAACACTTTAGTACCTTTTCAAGAGAGATTGGTTTTTAAAAACTCTGGGTTTCAAATGTTGACTGTTGTATAGGTGTACGATCTTTTCTAGCCTTACCTGAAGTCCTTCAGATGAATTCCATTCTTGCAAAATTAGCGTTAAAATTTCTTGCTTGAAGGATTTTGTAAAATCCTTCAAGTCCCAGGATACAAATTAGAGGTggtttctccctcccaccccaatttttattttataaaagtaTCACTGTTTAAACTGAATCAGACATCTTGACTTGAATCTGGGGTAGTTACTGGCTAATGCATGCAAAAGGACCCAAGATATTAAGTAAACTGAATATAAATGGCTACATACTAGATCAAAGGTGTGGAAAAGCCTTGATTCCCTCAACAGCAGTGCCACAAGGACTGCTGATAGCCATGGTGGTCATGAAGACAGTACAAGGCAGTTACTGTAGATGAGCCAAGTCTTACTCCTTTAAAAGAGTTTGGATGGAGGCAAGAAGCATTAAGTTTAAGCTGAAGCTATGTACTACCACTTACCAAAGCTGGCTTCTTCCATATATCAGCTATGTTCAGTAGTAAAGAGGAGTCTCGGGATTATGGAACAAGTCTGTATTATACAAGGAAAGAAAACTGACTTACCATCTTTAGCATTGAGTGTGGGAGTTAGTTTGGTGTTCTCTTTACTGAGGTCTCCCAGAAGCTTAGGTGAAATGGTAAGATAGTCACAGCCTGTCAGTGCTTTAATCTCCCCAGTGTTTCGGAATGAAGCACCCATCACAATAGTTTTGTAGCCAAACTTTTTGTAGTAATTATAGATTTTAGTGACACTCTTCACTCCTATGAAGAAAACACTGGTGATTTTCAAGACAATAAGTTTTAAAATGCAAAGATTCTTAAATCAGAAATTTTAGTACCCAATACTGTATTTTCTAGAGAAGCATTCATAAGAGAAGATTTAAAAAGTAACTTGTTTGTAGTGAACTTTTCCCCCCAATTACATTCAGAGGCAAGCTTACCTGGGTCCTCTGAGGGCTCATAAGTCTTCTTGTCTGTGTTTGCAACATGCCAATCCAGGATACGCCCTACAAAAGGGGAAATTAGGGTGACCCCAGCTTCagcacaggccactgcctgagcAAAGGAGAAGAGTAAGGTCATGTTGCAATGGATCCTATACTCCTCTTCCAGAACCCtgcaaaaaaagtcattttagaATGGAGTCTGTCCTCCCCCCTCCATTCAATCTACAATCAAATAATTAGTTTAATAACTTCATAAAGTTAAATGTCACTAGTTAATTACTGAACTATAACATGTTATTGAGCTCTAAAGCAGAGATCTAGCACTAGAATGAGCACAGTTGtcccacaaataaaaaaaaagtcttgctcATGTTAGATTTAACTCCACTAACTGAATTTACTGGTGCATGGTTCTCAAAACAGCCAACACATtgataggattttttaaattttcatgacCAGCCATTAGAAGCattatataaattaaaataaataccaGCTACAGACACTTACTTGCCTGCCTGAATCCCCTCCCACGTTGATGACAGTTTTATGAGAATGCGATCTTTACCAATTCCTGCTTCCTTATAAAGGTCAATGAGGCGCTTAGCTCTCTTAATCATTCCTTCCTTATCAAAGGACAACCTTCGAAACAAGAAAGACATTGATCCAAGTTAAACATTTGTCGTCTTGTGTTTATATCCCAGATCCATCTTTTTCTAGCTTCCACCAACAGATAATGGTAGACAGTGATGCATGCTCTCACATGGAGTAACAGTGGTTATTAGTGTGTAATTTAGCCATAACCAGAAGAACTATCCTGCCTCCTGTATTAAATTTTAAACTCCCAATAAACAGCTTTTCTATTTGGGGCTGTAGTTAAAGCGACCCAAATTGTAAAACATTCTCTAGGATTAAGTGGGCCCAAAGCTCAACAAAACCAAGGATATTTCTCAGGGAAAATTAAAAGTTATTGCTTTAATTTTCATAAAGAATTTAGATGCTGAAAAGGTAGAAAAGAATCAAGGAAGTTAACAGGCCTTACCCCATGTGCATGTTAAAAGCCACAGTGTACCATTTTGTAAGTTTTGGTGGGAGAAGGGCAAAGAAAAGAAACCCAACTCAACTCTTACGTTTAAATTGGATGCCTGAATTTCTTTAAGTCCAAGAAGAATGGTGGATAGATTGAGAATGTGATCTGTGCCTTTACAACTGCCTTGAAGATTAACCCCATTTCATACTTAGTTTTGTCTAGCATGTAGTAAAAACCTAGACAGGCAAATTGTGACTTCACAGTTCAATTAAACAGAAAAGGTAGCGATTTAAACTCTGAACATTTCACCATTACAAGATCAGCAGATTAGGAACACCCTGGTTACAAATTGCATACAAGATGCCTACAAATCTTGCTCTGGTTCAGAAAAGCCAAACCTTGCATCTACTTCTGTGGACACACGACCTGGTATCCTCTTCAGTATTTCTGCCCCAAATAACACAAAAAGTTTGTCACTTGCATTTTGGACCTGTTCATCTTCTGACCTGAAAGAATGAAAATGTAATTAGTGAAATGTgagacagggccacccagaggattccgggggcctggggtcttcggcagcagggggcctttccgttccaggacccgccaccgaagtgccccgaagactcgtggtgggacccccccgccgccgaattaccgccgaagcaggacccgccgctgaagtgcagcctggtctttggtggtaattcagcagcggggggggcccccgccacgggtcccagaacagaagggccccccgctgccgaattgccgctgaagaccgagctgaactttggcggcaggtcccgctttggCTGTAATTCACCAGTGAGGGGTTCTTCCGCTCCCTGCctgcgaagaccaggagcggaagaagctccgggggcccaggccccgcaagagttttccggcccccctggagcgagtgaaggaccctgctccaggggccccaaaaagctcttgtgggggccctgtagggcccggggcaaattgcccctcttgccccccctctgggcagccctgatgtgAGAGACTGCAGCTAGTATCCTAAGTCTCTGTCTCCCCCCCACATACAGTTCAAGCCTTTAAATCAGAGTAATTCTCCTATTCCTTATGTATACACTCTGGTCTTTTGTCCCATCTATGCTTCACCAATACTACCAGAGTCCATATGCCATTTGTTTCCTCCCATAAACATCTGTGCTTTCTTTCATGATGTTACCTATTCATGGAATGCTTTCCCTGAGCAAGCCCACAAAGCTACTTCAAAAGGGATCTAAATTAGAATGAAGACTCACTTCGcttcacagggtatgtctacacagcatctaGACACCCACTACTGGTCTGTGCCAGCCAACAAGCTCACActacagggctgtttcattgttatgtaggcttctgggctcaggctggagcctggccttCAGGACCCTGCGAGTCCCCCTCACCTTTCAGGTTCCTGGAgctcctgggctccagcctgagcctagaagtctacacagcaatgaaacaacttCATAACCAGAGCCCcatgagccagagtcagctggcacaggcaagCCATGGATTTTTCTTTGCTAGGTAGATATACCCATAATGTTTACCAGAAACTACTCATTGGGGATAGTCTTTATAGTGCTGAGGACAAAACCTCACACTGGATTATACACCATCACATGTAGCCTGTCACCATCTTTGCTGATTTGTATGTTGCATCCCTTCACCTACACTTTGTTAGAACTTAGTCTAGAAGACTAGCTAAGGAGCAAAACTCATGTGTTTGCTTAGGTTATGAAAAGGCCAAACACTATGGCTGCTACTGCAAATAGTTACATAAGGCATCAGCTGTCATAAATGCAAGCCTAATTAAATTAATGGTCTTACTTACCCACCAAGTTTTTTTCCATACTCAATAGCATCCTCTACTAATTCCTGGTAAGCTGGCATTTGAGCCGCAGCTAGTATCAAGGATGGGTTTGTAGTAGCATCCAGAGGCTTGTACTGATCAATTGCTACAAAAATAAAGATTGCTAGTTTAAAATAGGCTACCCAGCCTGACCAATCAAGTATGATCCTACTACTGTAGGATCAGTTAACATGCCTCTTAAGCAATAAAATCTGTATCAGAGTTCAGTGTTTTCTTGAGGCAGGAATGGTGCAGTTAAGAGGCTGCCTGCAAGTCTGGGGAATGGTGCCAAAAGAGTCTATACCAGAGGGTCTCAAACTCAGGGGGTCATACTCAGAGGCCTGCTGTGtcaaaggggtcaccaatacaaaaagtttgaaaaccactgtacaAAGCGATGACTGAAAGCTATAGTGAAAAGATCAAGCAAGGTTTATTTAGTACTTAAGCTCTACTGTTTTCAAAGAGTAACAAACCATTGGTCAAGACACTGTAGAAGTTACTCAACTATCTTATCTAGGTTTCAGGGGGCCGCCAAGCAGGGcaagcattagactcactggggcccagggcagaaagtcaaagcctgggattgaaacctgggccctgagccccaccacccgaggctgaagccaaagccagaGCAATGCAGCTTTGCAGGGGCTCCTGTGGCATGACAACCCCAGGCAATTGGCCTGCTGGCTACCCCCTAATGCAGTCCCTGGCTTTTACATGCAGAAAACCTGTTATGACAatacaggtgggccatggagtttaatagcatgttggggggggccctcaaagaaaaaggttgagaacccctgtttcaGATGACATATGTTTACCACAAAGTGGTTTTTACTGTACACTGTCTGGTTCTAATATGCCGGAGTAGTGTTTGGCATGCAATGTTTGACTCAGCAAATAGCTTTATAAGCAGAGGTCACTGTAGAGGACATAAGGTATCTTGAAAAAGCTAAATGTCAAAATTATGAAAAATTACCAATTCATTTTTCTGAATACTTTGCATTCCAAGAGGAAAATCTCATTTTAGAAAATTCTACTTAATTTCTACAGATAGTGCTCAGAAACATTGTACAGAAAGCTACACTTTCCTAGCAGCTTCCTTTAAGTAAAGATCTTGGTTCTCTGTACATGTTCATCTTACACATAGGTCCTTCAGATAcgttattttttccagtttttcatttATCGTCCATGTTTTATCTGACAACACAATGCAACTCCAAGATGGGTAAGTACTGATAAAGCTCATTTATCCTCTTCAGCATCCTATGTATTTGCAATACACTTCCGGCTAAAGTATCTTATAGGACTCTAGCAACATATATACTGCTTGTCATGTGTTACAGAAGTCTGTACAACTCAGTTATGCTAAAGATTACAAGCAAATGTATGACTTCTGACATGTCATCTGAGTATATGATAAGGACTGACTTTTCCAGTATCCCCTCCCTATAGAAGCAGTGTCATTCGGCACTTTCCAGTCACTAATTATGATATCAACACAGTTGAAGGTAGAGTTCAAAAGTTCGCTCCCTATAATAAGGGGCTACATTTCAGCCTTCCAGAACAAGTTTTCAGCAAAGGTTTAAATGGGGATTCTGAATCCTGCTCACTGCTACAGCATCTGTTTAATGTTGACTGGCTGGAGAATTGTGCAGAAGAATAAGTACATGCTGGTCTGGCCCATACTGCCACACCAACAAGAGCAGCAGACTGAAACTAACAGTTTCATAATTTATCAGGTGTTCTTTGCTTTTGCTGGGAACATTGCTTTTCTGCAGATGGAGATAAGAGGCATCTGGCCCAATGTTTCAGCGGAAGCACACAGGTGGTCAGGACTAGAATGGTCCTTTACTCCTTAGGCCAGAAATTTTCCCTACTATATAGTGCAATAAATATTTATCAACacttgggaaaaaaaatacacactgcTGGTGACTGGTGTCAACAGCTGCAGCTGAACCAGTACCAAGCACTAACAGCAAATGTAGCCAAGGACAAACTACAGAATGGTTTTAAAGTGCATGGTTAAAACTTGCAGCTAGACTGTGCTCAGCACCTGTTGCTGACTACAGTATGAAATACATATTATCTGTTGACAAGGCTACAGAATCAATGTTTTAAATTCCCATACCCTCAGACATTAGATCCTAGAAGGTCTGTTAATGGCCACCACTAGCCATACTTGATAGTGCTGAAGATTCAGAAATCAGCAGATATTCACATTAATTCATGAATTATTCATGTATTAATGTAAAATATATGGGTTACATCTGGATTCAGAACACAGCATCATTGTAAGAACTAATTTTTCTTTGTACAAAAGTTATGAGACTGACTTGGCTACCTCCTTGGGACTTTCAAGGCTCAGGAGAGTTAATCCCTTGTCCCCATAGCACCTGGACATCTCCTGTGAGGACTGTGGCTTGTACAAAAAACACAAGTTGGTTCAAAATTTTACATGCATTAAAGTTTTGTCCAATTAGACAAAACCGAGATATCGGAGTTAAAGATCTCATGTGGCTCTTGATCACCTCTGCCCAGGGATCAGAATGTGGACTTGTGTCCTGGCCAAATCAGAGCCTGAGAAATTCTCCCTTAAAATCCTTGGTTTCCACAGTAGTTGCCTTCCCCTGAAAATTGTTATGAGCCTGTTCCACTTAAACCTCTACTGCTCCCTGCTCGTATTTGTACCCACTGTTCACTGCTTATATTTACTTACTTTTAGTAACCATTCCCATCAGCAAAGTCTGCTCTGTCAGCTACCTTCAGCACTACTGAGTTCACGCTGCAGGAACCTTGCTGTGGCTGCTCTTTCTATATTCTTTTGCCCTATGGTCCTCTACCACACAAGGCCTACTCTTGGGGTCAATTAAGATGCTCAGAAGCCAGCACCCCATATCAGGAGTTAACAGGTTTGTATAACCTACTCTAATGCCTTCAAAATActcatttaaagtatttttactgtGTCTCTTTGGTTTTGGGTCACCAATACTGAACCCCACCAATTACTTGTTCCCCCACTTTTTTCTGAATCTTAGATTAAACCCAAGTACTGTACCAAAACTATTGTATTACACTCTTGGTCTTAATAGAAGTCACTAAATATGAGACTCCCATTACTAAAGGCCTTTGGACACAAAGCTAAAACATGGTTCATGACTAAGTTAACTAAGCCTGCATATACAGATAACCCCCAATTTATGCAAGGCTTTCTGGAATGGAACAATTGCATAACTCAAATTTTGCACAGTCGGAAACATACCTGTATGTTACACAAATTTCCGCAACtttaaaatcctatttctggcttatggaactttttccataagtgcaaATTTGCATAAGTCAGGTCTTGGCAGAGCATCTGTATTTCACTGAAGTTGGTGAAGCAAATCCTCAATTTTAAGTGTACTGAGTACACTATATTATACAGTACTCTTTAAATCCTGTAGCAAAATCATGTGTGTTTAAGATCTCttgtacagaaaaaaaatctagccCCACCCTTTTTAAATTAAGGAACAAGAGTGCTTACTCATTTTCATGCTAAAGTAAACAAAATTCCTCTTACATTAactcctctctgcctctccacTGTTTTGTTTCACCATGAGAAAACTATACAGGAagccattaaaaaaatcaaaactagccaagtaaacaaaatgtaaCAGCTTTCTGAAGAGAAATGAAGACAACC
Proteins encoded in this region:
- the TALDO1 gene encoding transaldolase, which encodes MSVSPVKRPKMESALEQLKQHTTVVADTGDFHAIDQYKPLDATTNPSLILAAAQMPAYQELVEDAIEYGKKLGGSEDEQVQNASDKLFVLFGAEILKRIPGRVSTEVDARLSFDKEGMIKRAKRLIDLYKEAGIGKDRILIKLSSTWEGIQAGKVLEEEYRIHCNMTLLFSFAQAVACAEAGVTLISPFVGRILDWHVANTDKKTYEPSEDPGVKSVTKIYNYYKKFGYKTIVMGASFRNTGEIKALTGCDYLTISPKLLGDLSKENTKLTPTLNAKDAQTSNLEKIHMDEKTFRWEHNEDQMAVEKLSDGIRKFSADAVKLERMLKERMFSTKNGK